The proteins below are encoded in one region of Desulfovibrio sp. X2:
- a CDS encoding OmpA family protein: MKLRHNFSLAVVLALAALLLAQVPAYAEKKLTPKIDNFIVLFDMSGSMAWGYAGTDQSKAQHALEDLKAMNQMIPELGYKSGLATVASYEKYAGLAPYSRSAYASNIGDLGPAVDAKTLLGPNTPLGDGMAQAGKDFGPGLKGKTAIIIFSDGGLNAGRDAVAAAEAVNKASNGNICFDTVSYATTPAAQKLLDDIAAVGGCGYSVTAADMADSGKRAQFVKDVFYTETEVSKPAPAPVVAPKPLTMRLEILFDFDKSDIKAKYVPEVEKVAKLLKENPEATVAIDGHTDGIGTDAYNMKLSQRRADAVRDYLVKKLGIKADRITAQGFGKSQPIASNDTDAGRAQNRRVVAIFNGLYEK, encoded by the coding sequence ATGAAATTGCGTCACAACTTCAGCCTCGCGGTCGTGCTCGCCCTGGCCGCCCTCCTCCTGGCGCAGGTTCCGGCCTACGCCGAGAAGAAACTCACGCCCAAGATCGACAACTTCATCGTCCTCTTCGACATGTCCGGATCCATGGCCTGGGGCTACGCCGGAACGGACCAGTCCAAGGCGCAGCACGCCCTGGAGGACCTGAAGGCCATGAACCAGATGATCCCCGAGCTGGGCTACAAGTCCGGCCTGGCCACCGTGGCCTCCTACGAGAAGTACGCCGGTCTCGCCCCCTACAGCCGCTCCGCGTACGCTTCGAACATCGGCGACCTCGGCCCGGCCGTGGACGCCAAGACCCTGCTCGGCCCCAACACGCCGCTCGGCGACGGCATGGCCCAGGCGGGCAAGGACTTCGGCCCGGGCCTCAAGGGCAAGACCGCCATCATCATCTTCTCCGACGGCGGCCTGAACGCGGGCCGTGACGCCGTGGCCGCGGCCGAGGCCGTGAACAAGGCCTCGAACGGCAACATCTGCTTCGACACCGTGAGCTACGCCACCACCCCGGCCGCCCAGAAGCTGCTGGACGACATCGCGGCCGTGGGCGGCTGCGGCTACTCCGTGACCGCGGCCGACATGGCCGACTCGGGCAAGCGCGCCCAGTTCGTGAAGGACGTCTTCTACACCGAGACCGAGGTCTCCAAGCCCGCGCCCGCCCCGGTCGTTGCGCCCAAGCCGCTGACCATGCGCCTCGAGATCCTCTTCGACTTCGACAAGTCCGACATCAAGGCCAAGTACGTGCCCGAGGTCGAGAAGGTCGCCAAGCTCCTCAAGGAGAACCCGGAGGCCACCGTGGCCATCGACGGCCACACCGACGGCATCGGCACCGACGCCTACAACATGAAGCTCTCGCAGCGCCGTGCCGACGCGGTGAGGGACTATCTGGTCAAGAAGCTCGGCATCAAGGCCGACCGCATCACCGCCCAGGGCTTCGGCAAGAGCCAGCCCATCGCCAGCAACGACACCGACGCGGGCCGCGCCCAGAACCGCCGCGTCGTGGCCATCTTCAACGGCCTGTACGAGAAGTAG
- a CDS encoding SDR family oxidoreductase: MLVTGATGYVGGRLVPLLLERGYRVRAVARTAGKMRCRPWGGHPNVELAEADAHDLSAMREAARGCGAAFYLIHSMRARYDDFAAADRHAAYTMVRAARDEGLSRIIYLGGMGEDSADFSEHLRSRAEIGDILSLGPVPVTVLRAAAILGSGSASFEILRGLAEHLPVMLAPRWVRTRSQPIAVSDVLGYLAGCLEHPETEGRSFDIGGPDVLSYAELVQLYAEVAGLRRRIIIPVPVLTPGLSSYWLKLFTPVSMALVRPLVEGMRNECVVRDPAIRAIIPLEPLSCREAMERALDKVRQKSVDTCWSDAGGRRPPEWTQCGDPAYAGGRELQCGYKATVEASPEALWDALSRIGGETGWYSGRLLWRLRGLVDQLVAGPGLSRGRRNPDELREGDALDFFRVLKAEPQKRLLLRSEMRLPGDALLEFHVQKISRNATELVVLARFLPRGLAGLAYWYGIYPLHHAVFASMLEGLAKAAGGRLLEEPKRYTKVLRNACSIFFK, from the coding sequence GTGCTGGTCACCGGCGCCACGGGCTACGTGGGCGGGCGGCTGGTGCCGCTGCTGCTCGAGCGCGGCTATCGCGTGCGCGCCGTGGCCCGCACGGCGGGCAAGATGCGCTGCCGCCCCTGGGGCGGCCACCCGAACGTCGAGCTCGCCGAGGCCGACGCGCACGACCTTTCCGCCATGCGCGAGGCGGCGCGCGGCTGCGGCGCGGCCTTCTACCTCATCCACTCCATGCGGGCGCGCTACGACGACTTCGCCGCGGCCGACCGCCACGCCGCCTACACCATGGTCCGCGCGGCCCGCGACGAAGGGCTCTCGCGCATCATCTACCTCGGCGGCATGGGCGAGGATTCCGCGGACTTTTCCGAGCACCTGCGCTCGCGCGCCGAGATCGGGGACATCCTCTCCCTCGGCCCGGTGCCGGTGACCGTGCTGCGCGCCGCCGCCATCCTGGGCTCGGGCAGCGCTTCCTTCGAGATTTTGCGCGGCCTGGCCGAGCACCTGCCGGTCATGCTCGCGCCGCGCTGGGTGCGCACCCGCTCCCAGCCCATCGCCGTCAGCGACGTGCTCGGCTACCTCGCGGGCTGCCTGGAGCACCCGGAAACCGAGGGCCGCTCCTTCGACATCGGCGGGCCGGACGTGCTCTCCTACGCCGAGCTCGTGCAGCTCTACGCCGAGGTCGCGGGGCTCAGGCGGCGGATCATCATCCCCGTGCCGGTGCTCACGCCGGGCCTCTCGTCCTACTGGCTCAAGCTCTTCACCCCGGTCTCCATGGCCCTGGTGCGCCCCCTGGTGGAGGGCATGCGCAACGAGTGCGTGGTCCGCGACCCCGCGATCCGCGCGATCATCCCGCTGGAGCCGCTCTCCTGCCGCGAGGCCATGGAGCGCGCCCTGGACAAGGTGCGCCAGAAGAGCGTGGACACCTGCTGGAGCGACGCGGGCGGCCGCCGCCCTCCGGAGTGGACGCAGTGCGGCGACCCGGCCTATGCCGGAGGCCGCGAGCTGCAGTGCGGCTACAAGGCCACGGTGGAGGCCTCGCCCGAGGCCCTGTGGGACGCCCTCTCGCGCATCGGCGGCGAGACCGGCTGGTATTCCGGCCGCCTGCTCTGGCGGCTGCGCGGCCTGGTGGACCAGCTCGTGGCCGGGCCCGGGCTCTCGCGTGGGCGCCGCAACCCGGACGAGCTGCGCGAGGGCGACGCCCTGGACTTCTTCCGCGTGCTCAAGGCCGAGCCGCAAAAGCGCCTGCTGCTGCGCTCCGAGATGCGCCTGCCCGGCGATGCCCTGCTCGAGTTCCACGTGCAGAAGATCAGCCGCAACGCCACGGAGCTGGTCGTGCTGGCCCGCTTCCTGCCGCGCGGGCTGGCGGGCCTGGCCTACTGGTACGGAATCTACCCCCTGCACCACGCGGTCTTCGCCTCCATGCTCGAGGGTCTTGCCAAGGCCGCGGGCGGAAGGCTGCTCGAGGAGCCGAAGCGCTACACCAAAGTCCTGCGCAACGCCTGCTCCATCTTCTTCAAATAA